The Kitasatospora sp. NBC_00374 genome has a segment encoding these proteins:
- the sucB gene encoding 2-oxoglutarate dehydrogenase, E2 component, dihydrolipoamide succinyltransferase → MAVSVTLPALGESVTEGTVTRWLKAEGEHVEMDEPLLEVSTDKVDTEIPAPASGILASIKVGEDETVEVGAELAVIDDGSGAPVAAAAPVAEAAPAAAPAPAAPVAEAPAAPAPVAEAPAAAPAAAAPAADATPVLLPALGESVTEGTVTRWLKAEGETVEVDEPLLEVSTDKVDTEIPSPVAGVVVKILVGEDETAEVGAQLALIGAAGAAAAAPAPAAAAPAPVVEAPAPAAPAPAAPVAAPAPVAAAPAPVAAAPAAAPAPAAPAPVAAAPVAAAPAPAAPAADAGDAYVTPLVRKLAAEQGVALSAVTGTGVGGRIRKQDVIAAAEAAKVPAAAPAAAAAKAPATVAEVSPLRGTTVKMSRLRSVIAKRMVESLQVSAQLTTVVEVDITKVMRLRAKAKAGFEAREGVKLSPMPFFVKAATEALKAHPVVNSQVNEAEGTITYHGAEHVGIAVDTDRGLLVPVIHDAGDLNIAGIAKKTADLAARTRDNKVTPDELGGGTFTITNTGSRGALFDTPIINQPQVAILGIGAAVKRPVVINHPDLGETIAVRDMVYLALSYDHRIVDGADAARYLGAVKARLEEGAFEGDLGL, encoded by the coding sequence ATGGCGGTCTCAGTAACACTGCCCGCACTGGGCGAGAGCGTGACCGAGGGCACCGTCACCCGTTGGCTGAAGGCCGAGGGTGAGCACGTGGAGATGGACGAGCCGCTGCTGGAGGTGTCCACCGACAAGGTCGACACCGAGATCCCGGCGCCGGCCTCCGGCATCCTGGCCTCGATCAAGGTCGGCGAGGACGAGACCGTCGAGGTGGGCGCCGAGCTGGCGGTCATCGACGACGGCTCCGGCGCCCCGGTCGCCGCCGCCGCCCCGGTGGCGGAGGCCGCTCCGGCCGCCGCCCCGGCCCCGGCCGCTCCGGTGGCCGAGGCGCCCGCCGCCCCGGCCCCGGTGGCCGAGGCCCCGGCTGCGGCCCCGGCCGCCGCCGCTCCCGCCGCCGACGCCACCCCGGTCCTGCTGCCCGCCCTGGGCGAGTCGGTCACCGAGGGCACCGTCACCCGCTGGCTCAAGGCCGAGGGTGAGACCGTCGAGGTCGACGAGCCGCTGCTGGAGGTGTCCACCGACAAGGTCGACACCGAGATCCCGTCGCCGGTCGCCGGTGTCGTGGTCAAGATCCTTGTCGGCGAGGACGAGACCGCCGAGGTCGGCGCCCAGCTGGCGCTGATCGGTGCGGCGGGCGCCGCTGCCGCGGCTCCGGCCCCGGCCGCTGCCGCCCCGGCCCCGGTGGTCGAGGCTCCGGCCCCGGCCGCCCCGGCCCCGGCCGCCCCGGTCGCTGCCCCGGCCCCCGTGGCCGCCGCTCCGGCTCCCGTGGCCGCCGCTCCGGCCGCTGCCCCGGCTCCGGCCGCGCCGGCCCCGGTCGCCGCTGCCCCGGTCGCCGCTGCCCCGGCTCCGGCCGCGCCGGCCGCCGACGCGGGTGACGCCTACGTCACCCCGCTGGTGCGCAAGCTCGCCGCCGAGCAGGGTGTCGCGCTGTCCGCCGTCACCGGCACCGGTGTCGGCGGCCGCATCCGCAAGCAGGACGTCATCGCCGCCGCCGAGGCCGCCAAGGTTCCGGCCGCCGCCCCGGCCGCCGCCGCCGCGAAGGCCCCGGCCACCGTCGCCGAGGTCTCCCCGTTGCGCGGCACCACGGTGAAGATGTCCCGCCTGCGCTCGGTCATCGCCAAGCGCATGGTCGAGTCGCTCCAGGTGTCGGCCCAGCTGACCACCGTGGTCGAGGTGGACATCACCAAGGTGATGCGCCTGCGCGCCAAGGCGAAGGCCGGCTTCGAGGCCCGCGAGGGCGTCAAGCTGTCCCCGATGCCGTTCTTCGTGAAGGCCGCCACCGAGGCGCTGAAGGCCCACCCGGTCGTCAACTCCCAGGTGAACGAGGCCGAGGGCACCATCACCTACCACGGCGCCGAGCACGTGGGCATCGCGGTGGACACCGACCGCGGCCTGCTCGTCCCGGTCATCCACGACGCGGGCGACCTCAACATCGCCGGCATCGCGAAGAAGACCGCCGACCTGGCGGCCCGCACCCGCGACAACAAGGTCACCCCGGACGAGCTGGGTGGTGGCACCTTCACCATCACCAACACCGGCTCGCGCGGTGCCCTGTTCGACACCCCGATCATCAACCAGCCGCAGGTGGCGATCCTGGGCATCGGTGCCGCTGTGAAGCGCCCGGTGGTCATCAACCACCCGGACCTGGGCGAGACGATCGCGGTCCGCGACATGGTCTACCTGGCCCTGTCGTACGACCACCGGATCGTCGACGGCGCCGACGCCGCCCGCTACCTGGGCGCCGTCAAGGCCCGTCTGGAAGAGGGCGCCTTCGAGGGCGACCTCGGCCTCTGA
- a CDS encoding adenosylcobinamide-GDP ribazoletransferase, with protein MLDGLRFAFGTLSVLRVHVERWDRPTAGRAMLAAPLVGLVLGGAAAGAGALVALRGGALLGAVAAVAVLAGLTRGLHLDGLADVADGLGSGRPAEDALRIMKQSDIGPFGVLTLLLVLLAQIAALSEAFSASAGRGALAVLTAAVTARCALTWGCLRPVPAARPGGLGAMVAGTVPVGGALAVTAGSALALALAGAAEGWSTLRQPVALAVGLGCAWLLLRRCVRRFDGITGDVLGALAETAATGALLALALD; from the coding sequence GTGCTGGACGGGCTGCGGTTCGCCTTCGGCACGCTCTCGGTGCTGCGGGTCCACGTCGAGCGCTGGGACCGGCCGACGGCGGGGCGGGCGATGCTCGCGGCGCCGCTGGTCGGGCTGGTGCTGGGCGGTGCGGCGGCCGGGGCCGGCGCGCTGGTCGCGCTGCGCGGTGGCGCCCTGCTCGGGGCGGTGGCGGCGGTCGCGGTGCTCGCCGGTCTCACCCGGGGGCTGCACCTGGACGGGCTGGCCGACGTGGCGGACGGGCTGGGCAGCGGCAGGCCGGCCGAGGACGCGCTGCGCATCATGAAGCAGTCGGACATCGGCCCGTTCGGCGTGCTGACCCTGCTGCTGGTGTTGCTGGCGCAGATCGCCGCGCTGTCCGAGGCCTTCTCCGCGTCCGCGGGGCGCGGCGCCCTCGCCGTCCTGACGGCGGCCGTCACCGCGCGCTGCGCGCTCACCTGGGGCTGTCTGCGGCCGGTGCCGGCGGCCCGGCCCGGCGGGCTGGGCGCGATGGTCGCGGGCACCGTCCCGGTCGGCGGGGCGCTGGCGGTGACGGCCGGCTCGGCGCTGGCACTGGCGCTGGCAGGTGCGGCCGAGGGCTGGTCGACGCTGCGTCAGCCGGTCGCGCTGGCGGTCGGGTTGGGCTGTGCGTGGCTGCTGCTGCGGCGGTGCGTACGCCGGTTCGACGGCATCACGGGGGACGTGCTGGGCGCGCTCGCGGAGACCGCGGCGACCGGCGCCCTGCTGGCGCTGGCGCTCGACTGA
- a CDS encoding leucyl aminopeptidase, translating into MTALSVSTSSAATLRADALVIGVAKGSKGLVVASGAEAVTEAFDGKLAEVLTTLGATGAEGEAVKLPTTSGLKAPLVLAVGLGEAVEGGYEAEALRRAAGVAARTLAGAKKAALALPAESAEEIEAVALGGLLGSYSFGTYKGAGSGKEPVGELVVLAARKGSKDAKAAVERATALGEEMNRARDLINTAPNDLNPKSFAAIAQAAGKEHGLKVEVLDEKALTKGGFGGLMGVGVGSANPPRLVKIAYTHPKARATLAFVGKGITYDSGGISLKPAGHNETMKCDMSGAAAVFAAVVAAKRLGLAVNVTGWLALAENMPSGSATRPGDVLRMYGGKTVEVLNTDAEGRLVLADAIVRAGEENPDVIVDVATLTGAMVLALGNRTFGVMANDDELRDRLHATAGAVGEQSWPMPLPAELRKGMTDTTVADLANMGERMGGGLVAGLFLKEFVAEGIDWAHLDIAGPAFNEGGPFGYTPKGGTASAVRTLVRFAEDTAGA; encoded by the coding sequence GTGACTGCACTGTCTGTGAGCACCTCCTCCGCCGCAACGCTGCGTGCGGATGCCCTGGTGATCGGTGTGGCGAAGGGCTCCAAGGGCCTGGTCGTCGCCTCCGGCGCCGAGGCCGTGACCGAGGCGTTCGACGGCAAGCTGGCCGAGGTCCTCACCACCCTGGGCGCGACCGGCGCCGAGGGTGAGGCGGTCAAGCTCCCCACCACCTCGGGCCTCAAGGCCCCGCTGGTGCTGGCCGTCGGCCTCGGCGAGGCCGTCGAGGGCGGGTACGAGGCCGAGGCGCTGCGCCGGGCCGCCGGTGTCGCCGCGCGCACGCTGGCCGGCGCCAAGAAGGCCGCGCTGGCCCTGCCTGCCGAGTCGGCCGAGGAGATCGAGGCCGTCGCGCTGGGCGGTCTGCTGGGCTCGTACAGCTTCGGCACCTACAAGGGTGCGGGCAGCGGCAAGGAGCCGGTCGGCGAACTGGTCGTGCTGGCCGCCCGCAAGGGCAGCAAGGACGCCAAGGCCGCCGTGGAGCGCGCGACCGCGCTGGGCGAGGAGATGAACCGCGCCCGTGACCTGATCAACACCGCCCCGAACGACCTGAACCCGAAGTCCTTCGCCGCGATCGCCCAGGCGGCCGGCAAGGAGCACGGCCTCAAGGTCGAGGTGCTCGACGAGAAGGCGCTGACCAAGGGCGGCTTCGGCGGCCTGATGGGCGTCGGCGTCGGCTCCGCCAACCCGCCGCGCCTGGTGAAGATCGCCTACACCCACCCCAAGGCCCGGGCGACCCTCGCCTTCGTCGGCAAGGGCATCACCTACGACTCGGGCGGCATCTCGCTGAAGCCGGCCGGCCACAACGAGACCATGAAGTGCGACATGTCCGGCGCCGCCGCCGTGTTCGCCGCCGTGGTCGCCGCCAAGCGGCTCGGCCTGGCCGTCAACGTCACCGGCTGGCTGGCGCTGGCCGAGAACATGCCCTCCGGCTCCGCGACCCGCCCCGGCGACGTGCTGCGGATGTACGGCGGCAAGACCGTCGAGGTGCTGAACACCGACGCCGAGGGGCGCCTGGTGCTGGCCGACGCGATCGTGCGCGCCGGCGAGGAGAACCCGGACGTCATCGTCGACGTCGCCACCCTGACCGGCGCCATGGTGCTGGCGCTGGGCAACCGCACCTTCGGTGTGATGGCCAACGACGACGAGCTGCGCGACCGCCTGCACGCCACCGCCGGTGCGGTCGGCGAGCAGTCCTGGCCGATGCCGCTCCCGGCCGAGCTGCGCAAGGGCATGACCGACACCACCGTCGCCGACCTGGCCAACATGGGCGAGCGGATGGGCGGCGGCCTGGTGGCCGGCCTGTTCCTCAAGGAGTTCGTCGCCGAGGGCATCGACTGGGCCCACCTGGACATCGCCGGCCCGGCCTTCAACGAGGGCGGCCCGTTCGGCTACACCCCCAAGGGCGGCACCGCGAGCGCGGTCCGCACCCTGGTGCGCTTCGCCGAGGACACCGCCGGCGCCTGA
- a CDS encoding nicotinate-nucleotide--dimethylbenzimidazole phosphoribosyltransferase translates to MDTTVDLDTFSSLVERPDESARRAAEERWLASPKPRGGLGQLEALGSWLASVQGGSPTRPLTAAKVLLFAGDHGVASLGVSRLDARGGTARRVHAVLDGTAPVAVLARRYGAQVRVVDLAVDADPDEFPAEVVRHRVRRGSGRIDVEDAVSAEEAVRAFLSGAAVADEEADTGTDLVVLGDLGVGSTTVAAVLIGALCGTDAAAVTGRGSGIDDRIWMVKCATVRDALRRARPVLGDQLALLATTGGADFAAITGFLLQAAVRKLPVVLDGVVSAACALVAQRIAFRAPEWWQAGMATGEPAQAKAYDRLTLTPLQDLGVSMGEGTGALLALPLLQAASDTLAEPAAVPAAAPREPRPPARLPSAAELLGRG, encoded by the coding sequence ATGGACACCACCGTGGATCTCGATACGTTCTCCTCGCTCGTCGAGCGCCCCGACGAGAGTGCCCGGCGCGCCGCCGAGGAACGCTGGCTGGCGTCACCCAAACCGCGCGGCGGCCTCGGACAGCTGGAGGCGCTCGGCAGCTGGCTCGCCTCGGTCCAGGGCGGCTCCCCGACCCGGCCGCTGACCGCGGCCAAGGTGTTGCTGTTCGCCGGCGACCACGGCGTGGCCTCGCTCGGGGTCTCCCGGCTGGACGCCCGCGGCGGCACCGCCCGGCGGGTGCACGCGGTGCTCGACGGCACCGCGCCGGTCGCCGTGCTCGCCCGCCGGTACGGCGCCCAGGTGCGGGTGGTCGACCTCGCGGTGGACGCGGATCCCGACGAGTTCCCGGCGGAGGTCGTCCGACACCGGGTGCGCCGCGGCTCCGGCCGGATCGACGTCGAGGACGCGGTGAGCGCCGAGGAGGCCGTCCGTGCCTTCCTGTCCGGCGCCGCCGTCGCCGACGAGGAGGCCGACACCGGCACCGACCTGGTCGTCCTGGGCGACCTGGGGGTCGGCTCGACCACCGTCGCCGCCGTCCTGATCGGTGCGCTGTGCGGCACCGACGCGGCCGCCGTCACCGGGCGCGGCTCGGGGATCGACGACCGGATCTGGATGGTCAAGTGCGCCACCGTACGCGACGCGCTGCGCCGGGCCCGGCCCGTCCTCGGCGACCAGCTGGCGCTGCTCGCCACCACCGGTGGCGCGGACTTCGCGGCGATCACCGGCTTCCTGCTGCAGGCCGCCGTGCGCAAGCTGCCGGTGGTACTGGACGGTGTGGTGTCGGCCGCCTGCGCCCTGGTGGCCCAGCGGATCGCGTTCCGGGCGCCCGAGTGGTGGCAGGCCGGGATGGCCACCGGTGAGCCCGCCCAGGCGAAGGCGTACGACCGGCTGACCCTGACCCCGCTGCAGGATCTGGGCGTCTCGATGGGCGAGGGCACCGGCGCGCTGCTGGCGCTGCCGCTGCTGCAGGCCGCCTCGGACACCCTGGCGGAGCCCGCCGCGGTGCCGGCCGCCGCTCCGCGGGAGCCGCGGCCGCCGGCAAGGCTGCCGAGCGCCGCGGAGCTGCTGGGCCGGGGGTAG
- a CDS encoding class I SAM-dependent methyltransferase: MARQLAEQLSGRTGLRVLDVGCGQGTQALRLARAGHLVTALDPDPVTLGAAQAALAAEPEEVRARVRLHTGDGHHCGRWFGPRSFDVVLCHDVLRYLSDPDPMLASLARVLAPGGVLSLVVRNADALAMRPGLTGDWRTALQSFESTRYTNRLGLSARADRLADLATTLAEVSVPLRHWYGVRVFTDTTPDHAAPVDGRQLAQLLDAEERAGRQDPYRQVAALLHVFGGK; this comes from the coding sequence GTGGCCCGGCAGCTGGCCGAGCAGCTCAGCGGGCGGACCGGTCTGCGAGTGCTGGACGTCGGCTGCGGCCAGGGCACCCAGGCCCTGCGGCTGGCGCGGGCCGGACACCTGGTCACCGCGCTCGACCCTGATCCGGTCACCCTCGGCGCGGCCCAGGCCGCGCTGGCGGCCGAGCCGGAGGAGGTCCGCGCCCGGGTGCGGCTGCACACCGGCGACGGCCACCACTGCGGGCGCTGGTTCGGCCCCCGCAGCTTCGACGTCGTGCTCTGCCACGACGTGCTGCGCTACCTCTCGGACCCGGACCCGATGCTGGCCTCGCTGGCCCGGGTGCTCGCCCCTGGCGGCGTGCTCTCCCTGGTGGTCCGCAACGCCGACGCCCTGGCCATGCGGCCGGGCCTGACCGGGGACTGGCGCACGGCCCTGCAGTCCTTCGAGTCGACCCGCTACACCAACCGGCTGGGGCTGTCCGCGCGCGCCGACCGCCTCGCCGACCTGGCCACCACCCTCGCCGAGGTCTCGGTGCCGCTGCGGCACTGGTACGGCGTGCGGGTCTTCACCGACACCACGCCGGACCACGCCGCGCCGGTCGACGGGCGCCAGCTCGCCCAGCTCCTGGACGCCGAGGAGCGGGCCGGCCGGCAGGACCCGTACCGGCAGGTCGCGGCCCTGCTCCACGTCTTCGGCGGCAAGTAG
- a CDS encoding PspA/IM30 family protein: MKRMGLIFRSKANKALDRAEDPRETLDYSYQKQLELLQKVRRGVADVATSRKRLELQLTQLQQQSAKYEDQGRKALSLGREDLAREALTRKSNLQSQITDLETQYQQLQAEEEKLTLASQRLQAKVDAFRTKKETIKATYTAAQAQTRIAESFSGISEEMGDVGLAIQRAEDKTAQMQARAGAIDELLASGALDDASGLGRKDDIEAELERVAGGSDVELELARMKAELTGGTPGGAPQAIEQGKQDTPPTINYNK; encoded by the coding sequence ATGAAGCGTATGGGGCTGATCTTCCGCTCCAAGGCGAACAAGGCCCTGGACCGAGCGGAGGACCCGCGCGAGACGCTCGACTACTCCTACCAGAAGCAGCTCGAACTGCTGCAGAAGGTCCGCAGGGGCGTCGCCGACGTGGCCACCTCGCGCAAGCGCCTGGAACTCCAGCTGACCCAGCTCCAGCAGCAGTCCGCCAAGTACGAGGACCAGGGCCGCAAGGCGCTCTCGCTGGGCCGCGAGGACCTGGCCCGTGAGGCGCTGACCCGCAAGTCGAACCTGCAGTCCCAGATCACCGACCTGGAGACGCAGTACCAGCAGCTGCAGGCCGAGGAGGAGAAGCTCACGCTGGCCTCCCAGCGGCTGCAGGCCAAGGTCGACGCCTTCCGCACCAAGAAGGAGACCATCAAGGCCACCTACACCGCCGCCCAGGCGCAGACCCGGATCGCGGAGTCGTTCTCCGGCATCTCGGAGGAGATGGGCGATGTCGGCCTGGCCATCCAGCGGGCCGAGGACAAGACGGCCCAGATGCAGGCCCGGGCCGGCGCGATCGACGAGCTGCTCGCCTCCGGCGCGCTCGACGACGCCAGCGGCCTCGGCCGCAAGGACGACATCGAGGCCGAGCTGGAGCGGGTGGCCGGCGGCAGCGACGTCGAGCTGGAGCTGGCCCGGATGAAGGCCGAGCTCACCGGCGGCACCCCGGGCGGGGCGCCGCAGGCGATCGAGCAGGGCAAGCAGGACACACCGCCCACGATCAACTACAACAAGTGA
- a CDS encoding DUF4240 domain-containing protein, which yields MYETDFWQLIDETRDAADGDPDEQADVLVERLAQLTPDDVIDFARLFEARFQRAYRTDLWAAAYLMLDGASEDTFDYFRCWLIGQGREVFEGAVHQPDSLAELVPDFDDEEDGDAEDLGYAADEAYEQLTGLPLPDLGLDQPAGPEGDSFDFEDAEIMAKRFPLLWERFGD from the coding sequence ATGTACGAGACGGACTTCTGGCAGCTGATCGACGAGACCAGGGACGCGGCCGACGGCGACCCGGACGAGCAGGCGGACGTGCTGGTGGAGCGCCTGGCCCAGCTGACGCCCGACGATGTGATCGACTTCGCGCGGCTGTTCGAGGCGCGGTTCCAGCGGGCGTACCGGACCGACCTGTGGGCGGCGGCCTACCTGATGCTGGACGGCGCCTCGGAGGACACCTTCGACTACTTCCGGTGCTGGCTGATCGGGCAGGGCCGGGAGGTCTTCGAGGGAGCCGTGCACCAGCCCGACTCGCTGGCCGAACTGGTGCCGGACTTCGACGACGAGGAGGACGGCGACGCCGAGGACCTGGGCTACGCGGCCGACGAGGCGTACGAGCAGCTGACCGGGCTGCCGCTGCCGGACCTCGGGCTCGACCAGCCAGCCGGGCCCGAGGGCGACTCCTTCGACTTCGAGGACGCCGAGATCATGGCGAAACGCTTCCCCCTGCTGTGGGAGCGCTTCGGCGACTGA
- the lpdA gene encoding dihydrolipoyl dehydrogenase, translated as MANDASTVFDVVILGGGSGGYAAALRAAQLGLSVALIEKGELGGTCLHRGCIPTKALLHAAEIADETKEAAEFGVLATFQGIDIKGVHKYKDDVVSGLYKGLQGLVASRKVHYITGEGKLSSQTSVDVNGQRIEGRHILLATGSVPKSLPGLNIDGDRIISSDHALKLDRIPKSAVILGGGVIGVEFASVWKSFGVDVTIVEALPHLVPLEDENSSKLLERAFRKRGIKFELKARFSGVEYTADGVRVSTENGKQIDADLLLVAIGRGPVSAGLGYEENGVATDRGYVLVDEYMRTNVPTISAVGDLVPTLQLAHVGFAEGILVAERLAGLKAVPIDYDGVPRVTYSNPEVASVGISEAKAVEIYGKDKVVTLKYNLAGNGKSKILKTAGEIKLVQVKDGAVVGVHMVGARMGEQVGEAQLIYNWEALPAEVAQLIHAHPTQSEALGEAHLALAGKPLHAHD; from the coding sequence GTGGCGAACGACGCCAGCACCGTTTTCGACGTAGTCATTCTCGGAGGCGGAAGCGGCGGTTACGCCGCGGCGCTCCGCGCCGCTCAGCTGGGTCTGAGCGTCGCCCTGATCGAGAAGGGTGAGCTCGGCGGCACCTGCCTGCACCGCGGCTGCATCCCCACCAAGGCTCTGCTGCACGCGGCCGAGATCGCCGACGAGACCAAGGAAGCCGCCGAGTTCGGCGTCCTGGCCACCTTCCAGGGCATCGACATCAAGGGCGTCCACAAGTACAAGGACGACGTCGTCTCGGGCCTGTACAAGGGCCTGCAGGGCCTGGTGGCCTCGCGCAAGGTCCACTACATCACCGGCGAGGGCAAGCTCTCCTCGCAGACCTCGGTGGACGTGAACGGCCAGCGCATCGAAGGCCGCCACATCCTGCTCGCCACCGGTTCGGTTCCGAAGTCGCTGCCCGGCCTGAACATCGACGGCGACCGGATCATCTCCTCGGACCACGCCCTCAAGCTCGACCGCATCCCGAAGTCGGCCGTCATCCTCGGCGGCGGCGTGATCGGTGTCGAGTTCGCCTCCGTCTGGAAGTCGTTCGGCGTCGACGTCACCATCGTCGAGGCCCTGCCGCACCTGGTGCCGCTGGAGGACGAGAACTCCTCCAAGCTGCTGGAGCGTGCCTTCCGCAAGCGCGGCATCAAGTTCGAGCTCAAGGCCCGCTTCTCCGGCGTCGAGTACACCGCCGACGGTGTCCGCGTCTCCACCGAGAACGGCAAGCAGATCGACGCCGACCTGCTGCTCGTCGCGATCGGCCGCGGCCCGGTCTCGGCCGGCCTCGGCTACGAGGAGAACGGCGTCGCGACGGACCGCGGCTACGTCCTGGTCGACGAGTACATGCGCACCAACGTGCCGACCATCTCGGCCGTCGGCGACCTCGTCCCGACCCTGCAGCTCGCCCACGTCGGCTTCGCCGAGGGCATCCTGGTCGCCGAGCGGCTGGCCGGCCTCAAGGCCGTGCCGATCGACTACGACGGCGTGCCGCGCGTGACCTACTCCAACCCGGAGGTCGCCTCGGTCGGCATCTCCGAGGCCAAGGCCGTGGAGATCTACGGCAAGGACAAGGTCGTCACGCTCAAGTACAACCTGGCCGGCAACGGCAAGAGCAAGATCCTGAAGACCGCCGGCGAGATCAAGCTCGTCCAGGTCAAGGACGGCGCCGTGGTCGGTGTCCACATGGTCGGCGCCCGCATGGGCGAGCAGGTCGGCGAAGCCCAGCTGATCTACAACTGGGAGGCGCTGCCGGCCGAGGTCGCCCAGCTCATCCACGCCCACCCGACCCAGTCCGAGGCCCTCGGCGAGGCGCACCTGGCGCTGGCCGGCAAGCCGCTGCACGCGCACGACTGA
- a CDS encoding DUF3043 domain-containing protein, translated as MFRRRSDDSSSATALAEQDEKTLSRDPQAPKGRPTPKRSEAEANRRTRVTVPKDRKEANRQARERMRSEREKQRTALLEGDERYLPARDKGPVRRFARDFIDSRWSAAEFFLPYAVVVLVLSVMKVQSLQLLSTLLFMAFFVVVILDFLRLGFGLRKALRERFPDQNTRGVIAYAMMRTLQMRRLRLPKPQVKRGERP; from the coding sequence GTGTTCCGACGCCGCTCAGATGATTCCTCCTCCGCCACCGCGCTGGCCGAGCAGGACGAGAAGACCCTGTCCCGTGACCCGCAGGCCCCCAAGGGCCGGCCGACACCCAAGCGCAGCGAGGCCGAGGCCAACCGCCGCACCCGGGTGACCGTGCCCAAGGACCGCAAGGAGGCGAACCGCCAGGCGCGCGAGCGGATGCGCTCCGAGCGGGAGAAGCAGCGCACCGCGCTGCTGGAGGGCGACGAGCGTTACCTCCCGGCCCGCGACAAGGGCCCGGTGCGACGCTTCGCCCGCGACTTCATCGACTCCCGCTGGTCCGCCGCCGAGTTCTTCCTGCCGTACGCGGTGGTCGTGCTCGTGCTCAGCGTGATGAAGGTCCAGTCCCTGCAGCTGCTGTCCACGCTGCTGTTCATGGCGTTCTTCGTCGTGGTGATCCTGGACTTCCTGCGGCTCGGCTTCGGGCTGCGCAAGGCGCTGCGTGAGCGCTTCCCCGACCAGAACACCCGCGGTGTGATCGCCTACGCGATGATGCGCACCCTGCAGATGCGCCGACTGCGGCTGCCCAAGCCGCAGGTGAAGCGGGGCGAGCGACCCTGA